AATCAGCACCGTGCTTAATGGTGGACGCCGAGCTAATAATCATCGCGATAGTTCCTGGCCCCGCGGTGCTTGGCATCGCTAGCGGTACAAAAGCAATATTGGCCGTTGGGTGCTTGACCAACTCTTTGGTTTTGCTTTCAACCTCAGGTCGATCTTCCATTTTCTGCTGTGGAAATAGCATTCGAAAACCAATAAAGGCCACGATTAATCCACCGGCGATGCGTAGCCCTGGGATCGAGATACCGAAGGTGTTCATGACTAATTGGCCCGCGTAGAAAGCGACCATCATGATAGCGAACACATAGACTGAAGCCATCAGCGACTGGCGATTTCGCTCCTCGCGATTCATATTTCCGGCTAGGCCAAGAAACAATGCAACCGTTGTTAATGGGTTTGCCAACGGCAACAAAACCACCAGTCCTAGTCCAATTGCTTTAAATAATTCAATCATTAGTCATGCTATCCTTGGTATGTTTTTTGATACTCGGTGAGTCAACATTTCGAGTATATGAAATCAACACCACTCCCGCTATACCGATTATCAGCCCCTATTTTTATTCTTCGACTTATCCAACTCATTACGTATCTGCGCATGGCTGATTAACGCGAAAATGAAGGTACCTCCGATAATATTTCCAGCCAGCGTAGGTAAAGCAAATGGGTATAAAAATGCCTGCCAATTAAGATGACCTGAAAATACGAGATACAGAACTTCAACGGAGCCAACAACGATATGCGTTAAATCACCTATCGCAACGAGATACGTCATGATAATAATCACCCAAATTTTGGCGGCTCCGGCTGATGGAAACATCCAGACCATCGAGGCGATAATCCAACCAGAAATAACGGCGTTAGCAAACATCTCGGTGGGCGAGTTACTCATCACCTGCTGGCTGATTGTTACAAATGCCTCACGCGTTTCCACATCAAATACCGGCAAATACCAAAAAATAAACGCGACAAGGCCTGTGCCGATTAAATTGCCGAATAGAACTAATCCCCACAGCCGCATCAGCAAAACAAAATTAGTTTTATTGGGTTTAGTCATAACGGGAAGTACTGCTGTTAGCGTATTCTCGGTAAACAACTGTTGTCGCGCCATAATGACGATTATAAACCCGAAGGTATAACCAAAGTTCTCTAACAAAAAGGCGCCGGGAACACCATCCAGTTTGACATGAAAAATCCCCTTCGCCATCAACGATGCACCCATCGAAAGTCCTGCGGCGAGCGCCGACCACAAAAGCGCCCAAATATCACGCTCCAGCTCCTTCGTTCCTTCTTGGCGAATAATTTCGTGCACCGCAGCCGCGCGCGACGGTAGCTGCTCTTCATCGGTATTAATCGATTTCCCTTGCTTTTCTTCTTCGTTATCGACCTTTAAATCATCTGAGGGTTTCTCATCGACAATCTCTTCTGGTTTTGGCTCATCATTCATTCTGCACTCCTTCTGATTGTTAGATTAAGCGTAGACGCTCATCCGAAGATGCAGTACCTCTGATTTTCTCTGGAAACAGTAATGCAGGCTTTTGGATGAAAAACCTGCTGGAGCATTCGCTCGCTGGAATTTATAATGTGACCAACGTCACATTTTAATATTGAGTAAGGATTGGGTTACATGGGTACTGTTATGACCGGGCTGATCGTCGCCCGCTGGGAAATTATGAGCACGTTTATGATGTTTATTGCCAGCTCATTGAATGTCAAATTCCGCAAAAAAGGCCATCGTTTTGTCGCCTTTACATTCAGCGGCATTGGTTTTGCCATCACATGTTGGCTGGTTTTGGCGTTATCTGGCACCACCATTAACACGGCCGGCATGAGCCATTTTTGGGCCGTTGCAAAAGACGTCTTTGTCGATGTAATGAGTCAACCCGCTACCTATAGCATGATGTGACATGCTCTGGGAGAGTACCCAAAAGAGCATGGCACCGCAGGTTTTTTATGATCATGCATCACTGCCTGAGGCACTAACGCCGGCTAAAAGCGAAGCCTTAAGCATTTTCATTGCCGTATTCCAGCGACTTGAACTATGGCGTGCAACGGCATATTTTGCGACGGACTGGGCAATTTTAACTCTTTTTGCATTCATCATTTGGCTCCTCTGATAACTGAGCGCTATTCCTACACGCTCACAGTTATTAGGAAAAAGCCTATACCTTTCTGCTTCAAGCTGTGTTTTTAAATTGTAAACTTTTGCCGAAAACTATATCCAAAAAACATAGCGTAAAGGCTTAGGGCTATAAAACAAAAAAGGGCCGCAATGCGGCCCTTGATTCAGTCAGATGCTTTAATCCAACTTGGGATGCTGGTCGATAAGGCGTTGTTTTTGACGCTCCAACTCCTCAATCTGCCCGTTAATATCTTCGACCTTCTGCTCAATGTTGTCATACGTTTCTTGTAACAACTCTTTGGCTTCAGCGCGGTCTGATGCCGCAGGCGTTGCACCACGCAGTGGTTTGTTTGCGGTTTCTTTCATAAAGATCCCCGTTGCCAAACCTATCAATGCAACAACCATAAGGTAATACGCTGGCATATACAGGTTGTTTGTCGTCTCAACTAACCACGCGGCAATTGTTGGCGTTAAACCAGCCACCAGAACCGAGATGTTGAAGGAGATCGCCAAAGCACTGTAACGGATATGGGTTGGGAACATCGCAGGCAGCGTCGATGCCATAACGCCGGTGAAGGCATTCAGTAATACGGCAAGGATAAGCAGGCCTAAGAAGATCAACCCAATGACATCACTATTAATCAGCTTGAAGCATGGGATTGCCAGCAACAGTAAACCAACGCTGCCGAAAATAATAAAAGGCTTACGGCCATAACGGTCACTCATCAACCCCATCACTGGCTGCACAAACAGCATGCCAATCATGATAGCAATGATGATCAGTACCCCATGGTCTTCAGAGTAATGCAGGTTATGTGATAAATAACTCGGCATATACGTCAGCAGCATGTAATAGGTTACGTTGGTTGAAATTACCACACCTACGCACGTTAATAAGCTTTTCCAATGCTGGGAAACGATTTGTCTAAATGAAGTCTTAGGCGGATTTTGGATCGCGTTGCGATCGTCTTTTTCCATTTTATCGACATGCTGTTGGAATGCTGGAGTCTCTTCCAGCGCATGACGCAGATAAAGACCGATTAAGCCCAACGGAGCCGCAATAAAGAACGGAATACGCCAACCCCAATCAAGGAAGTCCTGCTCACCGACAATACTAGAAATAAGAACAACGACGCCTGCGCCAAGGACAAAACCGGCTATTGAACCGAAATCTAACCAGCTGCCCATAAATCCACGTTTTCTGTCTGGAGAATATTCGGCAACAAAGATTGCCGCACCAGAATATTCACCACCGACAGAAAAGCCCTGAGCTAATTTAGCTAACAGCAGCAGAATCGGAGCCCAAATGCCGATAGAGGCATAGGAAGGGATTAAACCAATACAGAACGTGCTGACGGCCATGATAATAATCGTGACGGACAGAACTTTTTGGCGACCAAATTTATCGCCCAATGCGCCGAAGAAAACGCCACCGAGAGGACGGATTAAAAATGGAACAGAGAATGTTGCTAGGGCGGCAATCATCTGAATGCCAGGATCTGCCCCGGGAAAAAATACCTGTCCAAGTGCATAGGCCACAAAGCCATATACACCAAAGTCGAACCACTCCATTGCATTACCAAGCGCAGCAGCGGTGATAGCTTTTTTTAATTTTTCATCATCAATAATTGTAATGTCGTTAATGTGTAGCGGCTTTGCCTGCTTTCTTCTTA
This is a stretch of genomic DNA from Hafnia alvei. It encodes these proteins:
- a CDS encoding MarC family NAAT transporter; the protein is MIELFKAIGLGLVVLLPLANPLTTVALFLGLAGNMNREERNRQSLMASVYVFAIMMVAFYAGQLVMNTFGISIPGLRIAGGLIVAFIGFRMLFPQQKMEDRPEVESKTKELVKHPTANIAFVPLAMPSTAGPGTIAMIISSASTIKHGADFPEWVLLVAPVLVFLSVSVILWGCLRSSGAIMKLVGKGGIDAISRLMGFLLVCMGVQFIINGILEIVKTFHVMI
- the proP gene encoding glycine betaine/L-proline transporter ProP, whose amino-acid sequence is MRLRRKQAKPLHINDITIIDDEKLKKAITAAALGNAMEWFDFGVYGFVAYALGQVFFPGADPGIQMIAALATFSVPFLIRPLGGVFFGALGDKFGRQKVLSVTIIIMAVSTFCIGLIPSYASIGIWAPILLLLAKLAQGFSVGGEYSGAAIFVAEYSPDRKRGFMGSWLDFGSIAGFVLGAGVVVLISSIVGEQDFLDWGWRIPFFIAAPLGLIGLYLRHALEETPAFQQHVDKMEKDDRNAIQNPPKTSFRQIVSQHWKSLLTCVGVVISTNVTYYMLLTYMPSYLSHNLHYSEDHGVLIIIAIMIGMLFVQPVMGLMSDRYGRKPFIIFGSVGLLLLAIPCFKLINSDVIGLIFLGLLILAVLLNAFTGVMASTLPAMFPTHIRYSALAISFNISVLVAGLTPTIAAWLVETTNNLYMPAYYLMVVALIGLATGIFMKETANKPLRGATPAASDRAEAKELLQETYDNIEQKVEDINGQIEELERQKQRLIDQHPKLD
- a CDS encoding YjcB family protein; its protein translation is MGTVMTGLIVARWEIMSTFMMFIASSLNVKFRKKGHRFVAFTFSGIGFAITCWLVLALSGTTINTAGMSHFWAVAKDVFVDVMSQPATYSMM
- a CDS encoding formate/nitrite transporter family protein; this encodes MNDEPKPEEIVDEKPSDDLKVDNEEEKQGKSINTDEEQLPSRAAAVHEIIRQEGTKELERDIWALLWSALAAGLSMGASLMAKGIFHVKLDGVPGAFLLENFGYTFGFIIVIMARQQLFTENTLTAVLPVMTKPNKTNFVLLMRLWGLVLFGNLIGTGLVAFIFWYLPVFDVETREAFVTISQQVMSNSPTEMFANAVISGWIIASMVWMFPSAGAAKIWVIIIMTYLVAIGDLTHIVVGSVEVLYLVFSGHLNWQAFLYPFALPTLAGNIIGGTFIFALISHAQIRNELDKSKNKNRG